One Prunus dulcis chromosome 8, ALMONDv2, whole genome shotgun sequence DNA window includes the following coding sequences:
- the LOC117637027 gene encoding uncharacterized protein LOC117637027 isoform X8: protein MDYYAMKRKQLQSLCKQHGIPANLRNTEMAHKLTLLLKEDEKLSEPVCKNLEENEGGIDSEVETKKVKKVKFSPENQTFYFVGTDNDSNSDCDYNPKKKQGRKRKSMVVKKVQVFENSRGLEHSHKIIDSPGRVTRSRAQKMDEGNAEAVFSPLPAKKKLTNRVKKVDSCDKPPPEVELIERVDSNAEHANLNGGLIQRQLRNRVVVSDDGGNSLVLRKDLVPRGSKKPKQNKGSDGDLLPTKTYEENVPVGKGIKPEKVQKQCKGNVTKSRKTDLGGSRITRSRSQVGGNSSGVESKTDILKVQEKGQEVLQLEETCKGLDREHLRRKSAVPLKRSLEGDNLANEAVVPGKTLRRSKRNLARDRDSACGTLAETKLVGRSKKSKTKFVGKASGQEECELEEPSKDGQKIPVFQKGKELAKGDTRKRPRNIDLERASKVESSVERMEENVALLPNGPLRRSRRKTTLFSSAAHDDREFRICEGAGTVKQSTAAGTVKQPVPDKGANVSQSLRRSSRNACEKILTEPTGDMCGIANGVKKDGLVKQIQEPTYEKESSLIVHDSLNKSPQRRSSRILSISGLVAPTGRTGIVAGKNKKSESRMPIIKEMVSFAKINSPLEENLSIDIRLNIPEASGNENNTDSCCSKGLERSSKQRKGSSKKRESAGRGQPVYDEVSTAYSIMEKAMDISGHLKDNQTSESMKFQGISTVQKPQNVTEPLTNEMENSIPDNTTACDMDYHSYLSLNKGHTGHAIAVEQNPVECPDKFSNVVSSKFTCLSDGHSPTYQPDCEGECSNLLDLKKGLETDESLTVKTSDQRIDVVDDQLEGGSKVSVPEDQNLVQLDASGIDQPVLVEQVLEDHLTELGENKESDSNNAKSFALVEEICAFSSCDREEMVQVDVGSTAETSAETDGDIHLGRIVLSDTAVTLSKSSLVKEATDSCCSKEAVEKSSNKWESAAMGQPVCFEVSAVHSSIEKTMDISAHLKENQLSKYNNLQGIFTVQNAQNVMEPVTNVMENVMVDSGLNVPENATVRDMEDNYHLSLDRGDTGHIIAVEQTSKECMDKLSNVSFSRLTCLGDGHSPTCQPDCEGECTNQLDLKGLETDESWTVKTSYQRSDVVDDQLEDGSKASVPEYHNLVQLDARGINQPVLVEPVVEDHLTECDENNESDRNTAKSSEVVEETSEETVADIHLDRIVPSDTAVTLPKSSLLKQEGDQLENQFKSPVEGRSICEIDEALLYGSKNQNLSFDQVDYPEDDTVAASKIESAIVVETESTSLSDCALAKMQHRNENILKEVTSEMKRHPSIASDDSMHMDGNADMDDNVGTLDGGMNSLNVSSKTEISSDNIGDFLVGDELADLSCCDHGIILGNAGVSNSVAQTIPGLTDTDGIVGTESITQFKLCADNSCAKPQMYSEGDQRKDQFKSPVEGRNIHERNQALLHGSKNQNLSFEEVDILEKHTVAANNTESSMDAVVNETESRFLSDFSLAKMRRGNENKSPDPSTMVVSVDSAVQERALNNVMQSVLLLDQVKYGDPGIHKEVSLEMKRHPSIASVDSMHTDGNADMDDNIGTLDGGINSVNVSSKTEINSDNTGDFLVRDELGDLCCCDHGIILGNAGVSNRVSQNEPGLADTDRIVDTESITQVNLSADNFCAKRQMHSGDLSGLNESEGRNNAEEKEMTYEDRGTVSLLEGDQLKDQFKSPVEGGIICERVEALLHGSQNQNLSFDEVDILEKHTVAANDIGSSMDTLVDETQSGSLSDFALAKMQLGNENKSPGPSNMVVPVDSEVQERASNEVIQSVLQPDPAKCGDLELQGNEFGVRERVSGVKVVESLNVGINRTRTSQETEEVIDLLNLNDRDIISGDSKESPGFENLHPISMVKPEMGVNCSADSPATHSSHGQCLLHQGEEATAETKALELNAASPLFSSYEIKQLFSDDKMDGFSKSYPDMSKVDSVIEDSEAVKKGKESAVGIAQVAAGQLTDHEHKSEDVMDLKSTLEMGIHYPVGSPVTNFSSCGDIKRDEFQKLDAGLSKANLMNEVGEHVKEGIENDLGIAQVVAKKHSDHGQRMADELLKSTHPPVSDGNTCVNERPKEKGIRPINQVFVDHEDIDEAGDIEYSNVWARTGKSVDDSEMSGSNPGAFDVPAANSYPNYLMQARSNVNPDVEVTKFSVESEIVSEQNVTADQCPISADSVLRKDNLESPRVRSWEADSDKSISISFAPRENKTDSLVPSPPKSFVNTADMKENFRNTKSDKVSNSAVKTLQPRPALNDLQKK from the exons ATGGATTATTATGCGATGAAGAGGAAGCAACTTCAATCACTCTGTAAACAACACGGAATTCCTGCAAATTTAAGGAACACTGAAATGGCCCATAAGCTTACTTTGCTTCTCAAG GAAGATGAAAAACTCAGTGAGCCAGTCTGCaaaaatttagaagaaaatgaaggggGAATTGATTCTGAGGTTGAGACAAAGAAGGTGAAGAAAGTAAAGTTCAGTCCAGAAAATCAAACGTTTTACTTTGTGGGTACGGATAATGACTCAAACTCGGATTGTGATTACAATCCAAAGAAGAAACAGGGGAGAAAGAGGAAGTCCATGGTTGTTAAGAAGGTTCAGGTTTTTGAAAATTCCAGAGGACTCGAACACTCTCACAAAATTATTGACTCCCCAGGTAGAGTTACAAGGTCCAGAGCACAAAAAATGGATGAAGGCAATGCAGAAGCAGTTTTTTCACCTCTTCCTGCgaagaagaaattgacaaATCGAGTGAAAAAGGTTGATAGCTGTGATAAGCCTCCTCCAGAGGTTGAGTTAATTGAGAGAGTGGATAGTAATGCAGAACATGCTAATTTGAATGGAGGGTTGATTCAAAGGCAGTTGAGAAACAGGGTGGTGGTGAGTGATGATGGTGGAAATTCACTGGTTTTGAGGAAGGATCTAGTGCCAAGGGGTTCAAAGaaacccaaacaaaataaaggtaGTGATGGGGATCTTTTACCAACTAAGACTTATGAAGAAAATGTCCCTGTAGGAAAAGGTATTAAACCTGAAAAAGTCCAGAAGCAATGTAAAGGAAATGTCACAAAATCGAGGAAAACTGATCTTGGTGGTAGTAGGATCACACGGTCTCGGAGTCAGGTTGGAGGGAATAGTTCTGGAGTTGAAAGTAAAACAGATATTCTCAAAGTTCAGGAAAAGGGACAAGAAGTTCTTCAACTTGAAGAAACCTGTAAGGGCCTAGATAGAGAGCATTTGAGGCGGAAGTCTGCTGTACCTCTGAAGAGGAGTCTGGAAGGTGACAACCTTGCTAATGAAGCTGTTGTACCTGGGAAGACCCTGAGGAGGTCAAAACGAAATTTAGCCAGGGACAGAGACTCTGCATGTGGGACATTGGCAGAAACCAAACTTGTTGGTAGGAGCAAAAAGTCTAAAACCAAGTTTGTGGGAAAAGCTTCAGGCCAAGAAGAATGTGAACTTGAAGAACCATCAAAGGACGGGCAGAAAATTCCTGTGTTCCAGAAGGGCAAGGAACTGGCGAAAGGTGATACTAGAAAAAGACCAAGGAATATAGATTTGGAAAGAGCTTCCAAAGTTGAGTCAAGTGTAGAAAGAATGGAAGAAAATGTTGCTCTCCTACCCAATGGTCCTTTGAGGAGATCCAGACGCAAAACTACATTGTTTTCCTCTGCTGCTCATGATGATAGGGAGTTTAGAATCTGTGAAGGTGCTGGAACTGTGAAGCAATCAACAGCTGCTGGAACAGTGAAGCAACCAGTTCCTGACAAGGGTGCCAATGTGTCTCAATCTCTAAGGCGGTCTAGTCGGAATGCTTGTGAAAAGATACTAACAGAACCCACTGGGGACATGTGTGGAATTGCCAATGGTGTTAAAAAGGATGGTCTTGTGAAGCAAATACAAGAGCCAACATATGAGAAGGAAAGTTCATTAATTGTGCATGATTCTTTAAACAAAAGCCCACAAAGACGATCCTCGCGTATTCTGTCCATAAGTGGCTTGGTTGCACCTACAGGACGCACTGGTATAGTTGCtggaaagaacaaaaagagtGAATCTAGGATGCCAATTATAAAGGAAATGGTCTCGTTTGCTAAAATCAATTCACCCCTTGAAGAAAATCTGAGTATAGATATTAGATTGAATATTCCAGAAGCTTCAGGAAATGAGAACAATACTGATTCTTGCTGCAGCAAAGGTCTGGAAAGGTCAAGCAAGCAGAGGAAGGGATCAAGCAAGAAGAGGGAATCTGCTGGAAGGGGTCAGCCTGTTTATGATGAAGTATCTACTGCATATTCTATCATGGAGAAGGCCATGGACATTTCAGGTCATCTGAAGGACAATCAGACCTCAGAATCAATGAAGTTTCAAGGTATATCTACAGTGCAGAAGCCACAGAATGTGACAGAACCCCTGACTAACGAGATGGAAAATAGCATCCCGGATAACACTACTGCATGTGATATGGATTATCATTCTTATCTGTCTTTGAACAAAGGTCATACTGGCCATGCTATTGCAGTTGAACAAAACCCAGTAGAATGTCCAGATAAATTCAGCAATGTTGTTTCTTCCAAATTTACCTGTCTAAGTGATGGCCACTCACCTACCTATCAACCAGACTGTGAAG GTGAATGTTCCAACCTGTTGGACTTGAAAAAAGGATTGGAGACAGATGAGTCATTAACTGTTAAAACGTCAGACCAAAGGATTGATGTGGTGGATGATCAGTTAGAAGGTGGTAGCAAAGTTAGTGTTCCTGAGGATCAAAACTTAGTTCAATTGGATGCTAGTGGGATTGATCAACCAGTACTTGTAGAACAAGTTCTTGAGGATCATCTAACTGAACTTGGTGAAAATAAGGAGTCAGACAGCAATAATGCAAAGTCCTTTGCATTAGTAGAAGAAATATGTGCTTTCAGTTCTTGTGACAGAGAAGAAATGGTTCAGGTTGATGTAGGTTCTACTGCTGAAACTAGTGCAGAGACAGATGGAGACATCCATCTGGGTAGAATTGTTCTCAGTGATACTGCTGTAACTCTGTCCAAATCTTCACTAGTAAAGGAAG CTACTGATTCTTGCTGCAGCAAAGAAGCTGTTGAAAAATCAAGCAATAAGTGGGAATCTGCTGCAATGGGTCAGCCTGTTTGTTTTGAAGTATCTGCTGTACATTCAAGCATAGAGAAAACCATGGACATTTCAGCTCATCTGAAGGAAAATCAGCTATCAAAGTATAATAATTTACAAGGTATATTTACAGTCCAAAACGCACAGAATGTAATGGAACCCGTGACTAATGTGATGGAAAATGTTATGGTAGATAGTGGATTGAATGTCCCAGAGAACGCTACTGTACGTGATATGGAAGATAATTACCATCTGTCTTTGGACAGAGGTGATACTGGTCATATTATTGCAGTTGAACAAACCTCGAAAGAATGTATGGATAAGCTCAGCAATGTCAGTTTTTCCAGATTGACCTGTCTAGGTGATGGTCACTCACCTACCTGTCAACCAGATTGTGAAG GTGAATGTACCAACCAGTTGGACTTGAAAGGACTGGAGACAGATGAGTCATGGACTGTTAAGACGTCATACCAAAGAAGTGATGTGGTGGATGACCAGTTAGAAGACGGTAGCAAAGCTAGTGTTCCTGAGTATCATAACTTAGTTCAATTGGATGCTAGAGGGATTAATCAACCAGTACTAGTTGAGCCAGTTGTTGAGGATCATCTAACTGAATGTGATGAGAATAACGAGTCAGACAGAAATACAGCGAAATCCTCTGAAGTAGTAGAAGAAACTAGCGAAGAGACAGTTGCAGATATCCATCTGGATAGAATTGTACCCAGTGATACTGCTGTAACTCTGCCCAAATCTTCACTACTAAAGCAAG AAGGAGATCAACTTGAAAATCAATTCAAATCACCAGTTGAAGGCAGAAGTATTTGTGAAATAGATGAGGCCTTGTTATATGGaagcaaaaaccaaaatttatcCTTTGATCAGGTTGATTATCCGGAAGACGACACAGTGGCAGCAAGTAAAATTGAAAGTGCCATCGTCGTTGAAACAGAGTCAACATCTCTTTCTGATTGTGCTTTGGCAAAAATGCAACATAGAAATGAGAACATTCTTAAGGAAGTTACTTCAGAGATGAAGAGACATCCTTCCATTGCTTCAGATGACAGTATGCACATGGATGGCAATGctgatatggatgataatgtTGGAACACTGGATGGTGGTATGAATTCTCTAAATGTGAGTTCAAAAACTGAGATAAGTTCAGACAATATTGGTGATTTCTTAGTCGGAGATGAGCTGGCTGATCTGAGTTGCTGTGATCATGGCATTATTTTGGGCAATGCTGGTGTGAGTAATAGCGTGGCACAAACCATACCTGGCTTGACTGACACAGATGGAATAGTTGGAACTGAAAGTATTACACAATTCAAACTATGTGCTGATAACTCTTGTGCCAAACCTCAAATGTATTCAG AAGGAGATCAACGGAAAGATCAATTCAAATCACCAGTTGAAGGCAGAaatattcatgaaagaaaTCAGGCCTTGTTACATGGAAGCAAAAATCAGAATTTATCCTTCGAAGAGGTCGATATTTTGGAAAAGCACACAGTAGCAGCAAATAACACTGAAAGTTCTATGGATGCCGTGGTGAACGAAACAGAGTCGCGGTTcctttctgatttttctttggcAAAAATGCGGCGTGGAAATGAGAACAAATCCCCAGATCCTTCAACTATGGTGGTGTCGGTAGACAGTGCAGTTCAAGAGAGAGCACTAAACAATGTTATGCAATCTGTCCTCCTACTGGATCAAGTGAAGTATGGTGATCCTGGCATACATAAGGAAGTATCTTTAGAGATGAAGAGACATCCTTCCATTGCTTCAGTTGATAGTATGCACACGGATGGCAATGctgatatggatgataatatTGGAACACTGGATGGTGGTATAAATTCTGTAAATGTGAGTTCGAAAACTGAAATTAATTCAGATAATACTGGTGATTTCTTGGTCAGAGATGAGTTGGGTGATCTGTGCTGCTGTGATCATGGGATTATTTTGGGCAATGCCGGTGTGAGTAATAGAGTGTCACAAAATGAACCTGGCTTGGCTGACACAGATAGAATAGTTGATACTGAAAGTATTACACAAGTCAATCTATCAGCTGATAACTTTTGTGCCAAACGTCAAATGCATTCAG GAGATCTAAGTGGATTAAATGAAAGTGAGGGTAGAAACAATGcagaagaaaaggagatgaCTTATGAGGATAGGGGTACAGTTTCTCTTTTAG AAGGAGATCAACTTAAAGATCAATTCAAATCACCAGTTGAAGGCGGAATAATTTGTGAAAGAGTTGAGGCCTTGTTACATGGAAGCCAAAACCAGAATTTATCCTTTGATGAGGTTGATATTCTGGAAAAGCACACAGTGGCAGCAAATGATATTGGAAGTTCTATGGATACCCTGGTGGACGAAACACAGTCGGGGTCTCTTTCTGATTTTGCTTTGGCAAAAATGCAGCTTGGAAATGAGAACAAATCTCCAGGTCCTTCAAATATGGTGGTGCCGGTAGATAGTGAAGTTCAAGAGAGAGCATCAAATGAAGTTATACAATCTGTTCTCCAACCAGATCCAGCGAAGTGTGGTGATCTTGAATTACAAGGCAATGAATTTGGAGTGCGGGAAAGAGTCTCAGGCGTGAAGGTTGTTGAAAGTCTCAATGTTGGCATTAATCGTACGAGGACCTCCCAAGAGACTGAGGAAGTAATTGATCTGCTTAATCTTAACGATAGGGATATCATTTCTGGTGACTCAAAGGAATCCCCTGGTTTTGAAAACTTGCATCCCATCTCTATGGTTAAACCTGAAATGGGTGTCAATTGCTCTGCTGATTCTCCAGCTACCCATTCTAGTCATGGTCAGTGCTTATTGCATCAAGGTGAAGAAGCAACTGCAG AAACTAAAGCCTTGGAGTTAAATGCTGCCTCGCCTTTATTTAGCAGTTATGAGATAAAACAACTTTTCAGCGATGACAAAATGGATGGATTTTCAAAATCATATCCAGACATGTCAAAAGTTGATTCAGTGATTGAAGATAGTGAGGCTGTgaagaaagggaaagaaagTGCTGTTGGTATTGCACAAGTTGCTGCAGGGCAACTTACTGACCATGAGCATAAATCGGAGGACGTTATGGATCTAAAATCTACTCTGGAAATGGGTATTCATTACCCTGTTGGTTCTCCTGTTACCAACTTTTCTAGTTGTG GGGACATCAAAAGAGATGAATTTCAGAAATTAGATGCAGGTCTGAGTAAAGCCAATCTGATGAATGAAGTTGGTGAGCATGTGAAGGAAGGTATAGAAAATGATCTGGGAATTGCTCAAGTTGTTGCCAAGAAACACAGTGATCATGGGCAGAGAATGGCAGATGAACTTCTGAAATCCACTCATCCTCCTGTTTCAGATGGGAACACCTGTGTAAATGAAAGACCAAAGGAGAAAGGAATCAGGCCTATCAACCAAGTGTTTGTTGATCATGAGGATATTGATGAGGCTGGTGATATTGAATATTCTAATGTGTGGGCACGTACAGGGAAATCGGTAGATGATTCTGAGATGAGTGGCAGCAATCCTGGTGCTTTTGATGTGCCAGCAGCAAACAGTTATCCGAATTACTTAATGCAAGCTCGAAGTAATGTGAACCCTGATGTTGAAGTTACTAAATTTTCAGTTGAGAGTGAGATTGTGTCAGAACAGAATGTAACTGCAGATCAATGTCCCATATCTGCAGATTCAGTTTTGAGAAAAG ACAATTTGGAATCACCTAGGGTAAGGAGTTGGGAGGCAGATTCAGACAAAAGTATCAGTATTTCTTTTGCGCCAAGGGAGAACAAGACAGATAGTCTGGTCCCTAGTCCTCCAAAGAGTTTTGTCAATACTGCTGATATGAAGGAAAATTTCAGAAACACAAAGAGCGACAAAGTTTCCAACTCAGCAGTGAAAACTTTGCAACCTAGGCCGGCATTGAATGATCTCCAAAAGAAGTAG